One genomic segment of Marinitoga piezophila KA3 includes these proteins:
- the rplV gene encoding 50S ribosomal protein L22, with protein sequence MAVSRVQDGKRLKRSVYHRLRKEAEAAQPKIEAKATAKYLRISPKKARSVINAIRGKNVDEALQILMFSPKKAARLTYKVLVSAIANAENNFGLNADDLYVAEVYVNDGPRMKRLWPRGRGRADILLKRMSHITVVVRDRQKEKELKSQK encoded by the coding sequence ATGGCTGTATCAAGAGTTCAAGATGGTAAAAGGTTAAAAAGGTCAGTTTATCATAGATTAAGAAAAGAAGCTGAAGCAGCACAGCCAAAAATTGAAGCAAAAGCAACAGCAAAATACTTAAGAATATCTCCTAAAAAAGCAAGATCAGTAATAAATGCAATAAGAGGAAAAAATGTTGATGAAGCATTACAGATATTAATGTTCAGCCCTAAAAAAGCTGCAAGATTAACATATAAAGTATTAGTATCTGCTATTGCTAATGCAGAAAACAATTTTGGCTTAAATGCAGACGATTTATATGTTGCAGAAGTATATGTAAATGATGGTCCAAGAATGAAAAGACTTTGGCCAAGAGGAAGAGGAAGAGCTGATATTCTTTTAAAGAGAATGTCACACATTACCGTTGTTGTTAGAGACAGACAAAAAGAAAAAGAGTTAA
- the rpsS gene encoding 30S ribosomal protein S19, with protein sequence MSRSLKKGPYVHPSLLKKIREMNEKGEKKVIKTWSRASMILPEMIGHTIAVHNGMKHIPVYITEHMIGHRLGEFAPTRRFGGHADKKAKKGKVK encoded by the coding sequence GTGAGTAGATCTTTAAAGAAAGGGCCTTATGTACACCCAAGTCTGTTGAAAAAGATAAGAGAAATGAATGAAAAAGGAGAAAAGAAAGTAATAAAGACTTGGAGCAGAGCTTCAATGATATTACCAGAAATGATAGGACATACAATTGCTGTACATAATGGAATGAAACATATACCTGTTTATATAACAGAACACATGATTGGACATAGATTAGGTGAATTTGCACCAACAAGAAGATTTGGTGGTCACGCTGATAAAAAGGCTAAAAAAGGCAAGGTGAAATGA
- the rplB gene encoding 50S ribosomal protein L2 codes for MGLKKFKPITPSRRFMIITDFSEITKDTPEKSLIKPLKKTGGRNSYGRVTMRHRGGGHKRRYRVIDFKRDKFGVPAKVVSIEYDPNRSARIALLVYADGEKRYILAPKGVKVGETLVSGPDAEIKPGNALPLENIPVGTIVHNIEFEPGKGAKIARSAGTYAQLMAKEGKYALLRMPSSELRKVHIKGMATIGMVGNEDHINEVFGKAGRTRWLGRRPHVRGMAMNPVDHPMGGGEGASKGHIPRSPWGTPAKGYKTRRGKRKSDKFIVRRRKK; via the coding sequence ATGGGTCTTAAAAAGTTTAAGCCAATAACTCCTTCCAGGAGATTTATGATAATCACAGATTTCTCAGAAATTACAAAGGATACCCCAGAAAAATCATTGATAAAGCCTCTCAAAAAAACTGGTGGTAGAAACTCTTATGGAAGAGTTACCATGAGACATAGAGGTGGCGGACACAAAAGAAGATACAGGGTTATTGACTTCAAAAGAGATAAATTTGGGGTACCTGCAAAAGTTGTATCTATAGAATACGATCCAAACAGAAGCGCAAGAATTGCATTATTAGTATATGCAGATGGTGAAAAGAGATATATTCTTGCTCCAAAAGGAGTTAAGGTTGGAGAAACATTAGTTTCAGGACCAGATGCAGAAATTAAGCCAGGTAATGCATTGCCATTAGAAAATATTCCTGTGGGTACAATAGTTCATAATATAGAATTTGAACCTGGAAAAGGTGCAAAGATTGCAAGATCAGCAGGAACATATGCACAATTAATGGCAAAAGAAGGAAAATACGCATTATTAAGAATGCCTTCAAGTGAATTAAGAAAAGTTCACATTAAAGGTATGGCAACAATAGGTATGGTTGGAAATGAAGATCATATAAACGAAGTATTCGGTAAAGCAGGTAGAACAAGATGGTTAGGAAGAAGACCACACGTTAGAGGTATGGCTATGAACCCAGTTGATCACCCAATGGGTGGTGGTGAAGGTGCAAGTAAAGGTCATATTCCAAGAAGTCCTTGGGGAACACCTGCAAAAGGATACAAAACAAGACGTGGAAAGAGAAAATCAGATAAATTTATTGTAAGAAGAAGAAAAAAGTAA
- the rplW gene encoding 50S ribosomal protein L23 — MVKKEFNYDVVIRPVLTEKTYLLMGEGKYTFEVAKDATKPEIKKAVEELFNVKVEKVYTMNVKPKPKRLGRFEGKTRSWKKAIVKLAEGYVIKELQGNL; from the coding sequence ATGGTTAAAAAAGAATTTAATTATGACGTTGTTATAAGGCCGGTCCTCACAGAAAAAACATACTTATTAATGGGCGAGGGCAAATATACATTTGAAGTAGCTAAAGATGCAACAAAGCCTGAAATAAAAAAAGCTGTTGAGGAATTATTTAATGTAAAGGTTGAAAAGGTTTATACAATGAATGTAAAACCAAAACCAAAGAGATTGGGAAGATTTGAAGGTAAAACAAGATCATGGAAAAAAGCTATTGTTAAGTTAGCTGAAGGATATGTAATAAAAGAGCTTCAAGGTAATTTATAA
- the rplD gene encoding 50S ribosomal protein L4, with product MAQLDLYSVKGEKIGTIDVKDSIFAIEPNTDLLYRYVDMQLANRRRGTASTKTRAEVRGGGRKPWSQKHTGRARAGSIRSPLWRHGGVTFGPKPRDWSKKLTKKMKRLALKSALSVRVKENNLIVIDDLTFEKPRTKSMKEVLKNFGFENTKTLVVLPWKKDGYINVKLSAKNIPTVKVIIADNPNQGKDGKKVNVDGLNVFDIINNEKVILTKDTVAKIEEVLG from the coding sequence ATGGCTCAGTTAGACCTTTATTCAGTTAAAGGTGAAAAGATAGGTACAATTGATGTAAAAGATTCAATATTTGCAATTGAACCAAACACAGACTTGTTATACAGATATGTAGATATGCAGTTAGCAAATAGAAGAAGAGGAACCGCTTCAACAAAAACAAGAGCAGAAGTTAGAGGTGGCGGAAGAAAACCTTGGTCACAGAAACATACAGGAAGAGCAAGGGCAGGATCAATAAGGTCACCATTATGGAGACACGGTGGAGTTACATTTGGACCAAAACCAAGAGATTGGTCAAAAAAATTAACAAAGAAAATGAAAAGATTAGCATTAAAATCAGCATTAAGTGTAAGGGTAAAAGAAAATAATCTTATTGTAATAGATGACTTGACATTTGAAAAACCAAGAACAAAATCTATGAAAGAAGTATTAAAGAACTTCGGATTTGAAAACACAAAAACATTAGTAGTATTACCTTGGAAAAAAGATGGATATATTAATGTAAAATTATCAGCAAAAAATATTCCAACAGTAAAGGTTATAATTGCTGATAATCCAAATCAGGGTAAAGATGGTAAAAAAGTGAATGTAGATGGATTAAATGTATTCGACATAATAAACAACGAAAAAGTAATCCTTACAAAAGATACAGTAGCAAAGATCGAGGAGGTGCTCGGCTGA
- the rplC gene encoding 50S ribosomal protein L3, which yields MKGILGRKVGMTRVYKDGKAIPVTVIKAGPCVVVQKKTEEKDGYKAIQVGFEEVKEYKVNKPKLGIFKKAGVKPMRVLKEFKVDDVDAYEIGQTIDVSIFEEGEKVDVTGWSKGRGYAGVIKRWNFGGGRKTHGSKFHRALGSTGNHTEPAKVFKGKKMFGHYGNERITVLNSEVVKIDKENNLIAVKGGVPGARGGLLIIREAIKK from the coding sequence ATGAAAGGTATTTTAGGAAGAAAAGTAGGTATGACAAGAGTTTATAAAGATGGTAAAGCCATCCCGGTCACAGTTATAAAAGCTGGACCATGTGTAGTAGTGCAGAAAAAAACAGAAGAAAAAGATGGTTATAAAGCTATTCAGGTTGGTTTTGAAGAAGTAAAAGAATACAAAGTAAACAAACCAAAGCTTGGAATCTTCAAAAAAGCAGGCGTAAAACCAATGAGAGTTCTTAAAGAATTCAAAGTTGATGACGTAGATGCATATGAAATTGGTCAGACAATTGATGTATCAATTTTTGAAGAAGGAGAAAAAGTAGATGTAACAGGTTGGTCAAAAGGTAGAGGTTACGCTGGTGTAATTAAAAGATGGAATTTTGGTGGAGGAAGAAAAACACACGGTTCTAAATTCCATAGAGCTTTAGGTTCAACAGGTAACCACACAGAACCAGCAAAAGTATTCAAAGGTAAAAAGATGTTCGGACATTACGGAAATGAAAGAATTACAGTATTAAACTCAGAAGTCGTAAAAATAGATAAAGAAAACAACCTTATAGCAGTTAAAGGTGGAGTTCCAGGTGCGAGGGGTGGATTGTTAATAATCAGAGAAGCAATCAAAAAGTAA
- the rpsJ gene encoding 30S ribosomal protein S10 encodes MAKKLIKIRLKSYDHRLLDESAQKIIDAVKNSSAKVSGPIPLPTEKTIYSVIRSPHKYNYSREQFEKRVHKRVIYIYDATQETVTELLKIQLPSGVSVDMKA; translated from the coding sequence ATGGCAAAAAAGTTGATTAAAATAAGATTAAAATCATATGATCATAGATTATTAGATGAATCAGCACAAAAAATAATAGATGCAGTTAAAAATAGCAGTGCAAAGGTTTCAGGACCTATTCCACTACCAACAGAAAAAACAATTTACAGTGTTATAAGATCACCACATAAATACAACTATTCAAGAGAACAATTTGAAAAAAGAGTACATAAAAGAGTTATTTACATCTACGATGCAACACAGGAAACAGTAACAGAATTATTAAAAATTCAGTTACCATCAGGTGTATCAGTAGATATGAAGGCTTAA
- the tuf gene encoding elongation factor Tu has translation MAKEKFVRSKPHMNIGTIGHIDHGKTTLTAAITKSLALKGYADFTPFEQIDKAPEEKQRGITINIAHVEYETDHRHYAHIDCPGHADYIKNMITGAAQMDGAILVVAATDGVMPQTREHVLLSRQVNVPAIVVFINKTDMVDDEEIIELVEMEVRELLNQYEFPGDEVPVIKGSALKALEADSQDDPWVQKIYELMDAVDSYFPEPQRPVDQPFLMPVEDVFSITGRGTVVTGRIERGAIHPGDEVEIVGMTDEIKKTVVTGVEMFRKLLDEGIAGDNVGCLLRGIDKDEVWRGQVLAKPGSITPHKKFKAQIYVLKKEEGGRHTPFKKGYRPQFYIRTADVTGTLLEFEGGAEMVMPGDNIVTTVELIYPVALEKNMRFAVREGGRTVGAGVVTEIVE, from the coding sequence ATGGCAAAAGAAAAGTTCGTCAGAAGCAAACCACATATGAATATTGGTACAATCGGACATATCGACCACGGTAAAACAACATTAACAGCAGCTATTACAAAATCATTAGCTTTAAAAGGATACGCAGACTTCACACCATTTGAACAAATCGATAAAGCTCCAGAAGAAAAACAGAGAGGTATTACAATCAATATTGCACACGTTGAATACGAAACAGATCACAGACACTATGCACATATCGACTGTCCAGGTCACGCTGACTACATCAAAAATATGATCACAGGTGCTGCACAGATGGATGGTGCTATCTTAGTTGTAGCAGCAACAGACGGTGTTATGCCACAAACAAGAGAACACGTTCTCTTATCAAGACAGGTTAACGTTCCAGCTATCGTTGTATTCATCAACAAAACAGATATGGTTGATGACGAAGAAATCATCGAATTAGTTGAAATGGAAGTAAGAGAATTATTAAATCAGTACGAATTCCCAGGAGACGAAGTTCCTGTAATCAAAGGTTCAGCTTTAAAAGCATTAGAAGCAGATTCACAGGACGATCCATGGGTACAGAAAATCTACGAATTAATGGATGCAGTAGACAGCTACTTCCCAGAACCACAGAGACCAGTAGATCAGCCATTCCTTATGCCTGTTGAAGACGTATTCTCAATCACAGGTAGGGGTACAGTTGTTACAGGAAGAATCGAAAGAGGAGCTATTCACCCAGGTGACGAAGTAGAAATCGTTGGTATGACAGATGAAATTAAGAAAACAGTTGTAACTGGTGTTGAAATGTTCAGAAAATTATTAGACGAAGGTATCGCTGGTGACAACGTAGGATGTTTGTTAAGAGGTATTGACAAAGACGAAGTATGGAGAGGTCAGGTATTAGCAAAACCAGGTTCAATCACACCTCATAAGAAATTCAAAGCACAAATCTACGTATTAAAGAAAGAAGAAGGAGGAAGACACACTCCATTCAAGAAAGGTTACAGACCACAATTCTACATCAGAACAGCTGACGTTACAGGTACATTGTTAGAATTCGAAGGCGGAGCAGAAATGGTTATGCCAGGAGATAACATTGTAACAACAGTAGAATTAATCTACCCTGTAGCATTAGAAAAGAACATGAGATTTGCTGTTCGTGAAGGTGGAAGAACAGTTGGAGCAGGTGTTGTTACAGAAATAGTAGAATAA
- the fusA gene encoding elongation factor G — protein MKERLYALNKTRNIGIIAHIDAGKTTTTERILFYTGKKHKIGSVDDGTATMDWMEQEKERGITITSAATTCFWRDHRINIIDTPGHVDFTVEVERALRVLDGAVVIFDAQVGVEPQSETVWRQADRYNVPRVAYMNKMDKLGADFYNAVQTMIDKLGTNPLPLQIPIGAESDFEGVVDLVKMKAIYWVSEDGSKFEYRDIPEDLVAKADQYREDLITAISEYDEEIMELFFEGEDIPEDKIKAAIRKGTIEGAFVPVVCGTSFKNKGVQPVLDAIVDYLPSPLDLPPVKAYDARTGEFVRELEPDENGPFVALAFKIMVDPYVGKLTFARVYSGKLQKGSYVLNTTKGKKERVSRLMFMHSDQREEVDYIRAGDIVAIIGLKNTITGDTLTEEGQDIVLEKLEFPEPVISLAIEPETKNDEAKLTKALQALTEEDPSLNVKLDHETGETILSGMGELHLEIIVDRLKREFKVGVKVGQPQVAYRETIRGTADVETKYIRQSGGRGQYGHVKIKIEPIENTKVLEFEDKIVGGIIPKEYIPAVEAGIKEAMQSGVLAGYPMVGIKATLYDGSYHEVDSSEMAFKIAGSMALKDAAKKANPVLLEPIMKVDITTPEEYMGDIIADLNSRRGRIEGFENVGNTSTRLIHALVPLSELFGYATVLRSLSQGRATQSIQFSHYDEVPASVAEKIMNK, from the coding sequence TTGAAAGAGCGGTTATATGCCTTAAATAAAACAAGAAATATTGGAATTATTGCACATATTGATGCTGGTAAAACAACAACAACAGAAAGAATATTGTTTTATACAGGTAAAAAACATAAAATAGGGTCCGTTGATGACGGTACAGCAACAATGGACTGGATGGAACAGGAAAAAGAAAGAGGTATCACAATTACCTCAGCAGCTACAACATGTTTCTGGAGAGATCACAGGATTAACATCATTGATACACCCGGACACGTGGACTTTACAGTTGAAGTTGAAAGGGCATTAAGGGTATTAGATGGTGCTGTTGTTATATTTGACGCACAGGTTGGTGTTGAACCTCAGTCAGAAACAGTTTGGAGACAGGCTGATAGATATAATGTTCCAAGGGTTGCATACATGAACAAAATGGATAAACTTGGGGCAGATTTTTATAATGCAGTTCAAACAATGATTGACAAATTAGGAACAAACCCATTACCTTTACAGATTCCTATAGGAGCAGAATCTGATTTTGAAGGTGTTGTTGATCTTGTAAAAATGAAAGCAATATATTGGGTTAGTGAAGATGGATCAAAATTTGAATACAGAGATATTCCAGAGGATTTAGTTGCTAAAGCAGATCAATACAGAGAAGATTTAATAACAGCTATTTCAGAATATGATGAAGAAATAATGGAATTATTCTTTGAAGGAGAAGATATTCCAGAAGATAAAATAAAAGCTGCAATAAGAAAAGGAACAATTGAAGGTGCATTTGTTCCAGTAGTATGTGGAACATCATTTAAAAACAAAGGTGTTCAACCTGTATTAGATGCAATTGTTGATTACTTACCTTCACCGCTTGATTTACCGCCTGTAAAAGCATATGATGCAAGAACAGGTGAATTTGTAAGAGAACTTGAACCAGATGAAAATGGACCATTTGTTGCTCTTGCATTTAAAATCATGGTGGATCCATATGTTGGTAAGCTCACATTTGCAAGGGTATATTCAGGAAAATTACAAAAAGGAAGCTATGTTTTAAATACAACAAAGGGTAAGAAAGAAAGAGTTTCAAGATTAATGTTCATGCATTCAGATCAAAGAGAAGAAGTAGATTACATCAGAGCTGGTGATATTGTAGCTATAATAGGTTTAAAGAATACAATTACAGGTGATACATTAACAGAAGAAGGACAGGATATTGTATTGGAAAAATTGGAATTCCCAGAACCAGTTATCTCATTGGCAATTGAACCAGAAACAAAAAATGATGAAGCTAAATTAACTAAAGCATTACAAGCATTAACAGAAGAAGATCCAAGTTTAAATGTTAAACTTGATCACGAAACAGGTGAAACAATACTTTCAGGTATGGGTGAATTACACCTTGAAATTATAGTAGATAGGTTAAAGAGAGAATTTAAAGTTGGAGTTAAAGTTGGTCAACCACAGGTTGCATATAGAGAAACAATTAGAGGAACAGCTGATGTTGAAACTAAATACATCAGACAATCTGGTGGTAGAGGTCAATACGGTCACGTTAAAATTAAAATTGAACCTATTGAAAATACAAAAGTATTGGAATTTGAAGATAAAATCGTTGGAGGTATTATTCCAAAAGAATATATTCCAGCAGTTGAAGCGGGTATAAAAGAAGCTATGCAATCAGGTGTGTTAGCTGGATACCCAATGGTTGGTATAAAGGCTACATTGTACGATGGTTCATACCACGAAGTTGACTCTTCAGAAATGGCATTTAAGATTGCAGGTTCTATGGCATTAAAAGATGCTGCTAAAAAAGCAAATCCTGTATTATTAGAACCAATCATGAAAGTTGATATTACAACACCTGAAGAATACATGGGTGACATTATAGCTGACTTAAACTCAAGAAGAGGAAGAATTGAAGGTTTTGAAAATGTGGGAAATACAAGCACAAGATTAATTCACGCTTTAGTTCCACTTTCAGAATTATTCGGTTATGCAACAGTATTGAGATCATTGTCTCAGGGAAGAGCAACACAATCAATTCAATTCTCACATTATGATGAAGTTCCAGCTTCAGTAGCTGAAAAAATAATGAATAAATAA
- the rpsG gene encoding 30S ribosomal protein S7 yields MRRRRAPKRPVTPDPIYNDVLVSKLVVRVMKDGKKTVAQSIVYGAFDIIKEKLEKDPLEVYHQAVQNVRPLIEVRPRRVGGATYQVPFEVPEERAISLALRWIVKAARDKSGRPMKEKLAQELIDAYNGVGAAVKKRDDVHKMAEANKAFAHYRW; encoded by the coding sequence ATGAGAAGAAGAAGAGCACCAAAGAGACCGGTTACACCAGATCCAATATATAATGATGTATTGGTATCAAAATTGGTTGTTAGGGTAATGAAAGATGGTAAAAAAACAGTTGCACAGTCTATAGTATACGGTGCATTTGATATAATAAAAGAAAAATTGGAAAAAGATCCTTTAGAAGTATATCATCAAGCAGTACAAAATGTAAGACCATTAATTGAAGTAAGACCAAGAAGGGTTGGAGGAGCTACATATCAAGTTCCATTTGAAGTACCAGAGGAAAGGGCTATCTCTTTAGCTTTAAGATGGATTGTTAAAGCTGCAAGAGATAAATCAGGAAGACCAATGAAAGAAAAATTAGCTCAAGAATTAATAGATGCTTATAATGGTGTTGGAGCAGCAGTTAAGAAGAGAGACGACGTACACAAAATGGCTGAAGCTAATAAAGCATTTGCTCATTACCGCTGGTAA
- the rpsL gene encoding 30S ribosomal protein S12 has product MPTINQLVRHGRKQLKKKSKSPALQSNPQKRGVCVRVSTMTPKKPNSALRKIARVRLSNGIEVTAYIPGEGHNLQEHSNVLIRGGRVKDLPGVRYKIIRGTLDAAGVEGRKQSRSKYGAKRPKK; this is encoded by the coding sequence ATGCCAACGATAAATCAACTTGTTAGACATGGAAGAAAACAACTAAAGAAAAAGTCAAAATCTCCAGCATTACAGAGCAATCCTCAAAAAAGAGGTGTATGTGTAAGGGTTTCAACAATGACACCTAAGAAACCTAACTCAGCTTTGAGAAAAATTGCAAGGGTTAGACTTTCAAACGGAATTGAAGTTACAGCATATATTCCAGGTGAAGGTCATAACTTACAGGAACACTCCAATGTATTAATAAGAGGCGGAAGGGTTAAAGACTTGCCAGGTGTTAGATATAAGATTATCAGAGGTACATTGGATGCAGCTGGTGTTGAAGGAAGAAAACAGAGCAGAAGTAAATACGGCGCAAAAAGACCTAAGAAGTAA
- the thiS gene encoding sulfur carrier protein ThiS, whose protein sequence is MKVFINGKEKVCKSTNIKDLVEELSLHNKPIVVIKNGAIVSKKSYPDSQISEKDKIEIITVVGGG, encoded by the coding sequence TTGAAGGTATTTATAAATGGAAAAGAAAAGGTCTGTAAAAGCACCAATATAAAAGATTTAGTTGAAGAATTATCCCTTCATAACAAACCAATTGTCGTAATTAAAAACGGAGCCATTGTTTCAAAAAAAAGTTATCCTGATTCTCAAATTTCGGAAAAGGATAAAATTGAAATTATTACTGTTGTAGGAGGTGGTTGA
- a CDS encoding thiazole synthase: MVDIKFYNEEINNLFFMGTGKFKDYSIMKKAIEEAKIEVVTVAMRRASYGSLNESILDYISAKKIMVNTSGARNAEEALLIAQAGKELMNTDWIKIEIINDSKYLMPDNQETIKACKLLTEKGFKVFPYMCPDLYDARKMIENGAEVLMPLGSPIGTNKGFTTKELVKILLNEFDAKIIIDAGIGKPSHVSEAMEIGCHAVLANTAVSIAEDPVKMVKAFSLAAQAGRLAYLAGIPEEKEVAEASSPLFDYIGRD, encoded by the coding sequence GTGGTTGATATTAAATTTTATAATGAGGAAATAAATAATCTATTTTTTATGGGCACAGGAAAATTTAAGGATTATTCTATTATGAAAAAAGCTATTGAAGAAGCAAAAATTGAGGTTGTCACTGTTGCAATGAGAAGAGCATCATACGGAAGTTTAAATGAAAGTATTCTGGATTATATTAGTGCAAAAAAAATTATGGTAAACACTTCAGGTGCAAGGAACGCTGAAGAAGCTCTTTTAATTGCACAGGCTGGTAAAGAATTAATGAATACAGACTGGATAAAGATTGAAATTATAAATGATTCAAAGTATTTAATGCCTGATAATCAGGAAACTATAAAAGCCTGTAAATTATTAACAGAAAAAGGTTTTAAGGTTTTCCCTTATATGTGTCCTGATTTATATGATGCAAGAAAAATGATTGAAAATGGCGCTGAGGTTTTAATGCCTCTTGGTTCTCCTATAGGAACAAATAAAGGCTTTACTACAAAAGAACTTGTAAAAATTCTTCTAAATGAATTTGATGCGAAAATTATTATTGACGCTGGAATTGGAAAACCATCTCATGTTTCTGAAGCAATGGAAATTGGATGTCATGCTGTACTTGCAAATACTGCTGTTTCAATTGCGGAAGATCCTGTAAAAATGGTAAAAGCCTTTTCTTTAGCAGCTCAGGCTGGAAGACTGGCTTATCTGGCCGGAATTCCAGAAGAAAAAGAAGTGGCAGAAGCATCTTCGCCATTGTTCGATTATATAGGAAGAGATTAA
- the thiH gene encoding 2-iminoacetate synthase ThiH translates to MFSENIEKIIAYVNSARKNKYNINLNKEFFSVNDIYGLLQNNDLRTMAKKVIKNNRKFFGDVIFLYAPLYISNYCINGCTYCGFKASNKIHRLKLSYKEIEQEALYLNHEGIDHVLILTGEDPVNSNFEYLYNTIKILKNFFKEISIETYSLTREKYEKLVTAGLVGVTLYQETYSPEKYREVHLFGPKKDFKKRLNTVEEAIKAGVREINIGALLGLYEPEFEIIMMAYHMDYLLKNYPNVEYSISFPRIRTAFNVKDKFYSISDKKLIHYILALKLIFPRVHINISTRESIKFRNAILGIATKMSAGSTTNVGGYTLYKDSTKQFEIEDTRTVKEFMNYIKTRNYNPTTVNWF, encoded by the coding sequence ATGTTTTCAGAAAACATAGAAAAAATCATTGCTTATGTTAATTCAGCCAGAAAGAACAAATATAATATTAATCTAAATAAAGAATTTTTTTCTGTAAATGACATATATGGATTGCTTCAAAATAATGATCTTCGAACAATGGCGAAGAAAGTAATAAAAAATAATAGAAAATTCTTTGGTGATGTTATATTTTTATATGCTCCACTTTACATTTCAAATTATTGTATAAATGGTTGCACATATTGTGGATTTAAGGCTTCTAATAAAATACATCGATTGAAATTATCATATAAAGAAATAGAACAGGAAGCCTTATACTTAAACCACGAGGGAATTGACCACGTTCTAATATTAACTGGAGAAGATCCTGTAAATTCTAATTTTGAGTATTTATATAATACCATAAAAATATTGAAAAACTTTTTCAAAGAAATTTCTATAGAAACATATTCTTTAACCCGGGAAAAATACGAGAAATTAGTCACAGCAGGTCTTGTAGGGGTTACATTGTATCAGGAAACCTATTCTCCGGAAAAATATAGAGAAGTTCATTTATTTGGTCCAAAAAAAGATTTCAAAAAAAGGCTTAATACTGTTGAAGAAGCCATAAAAGCTGGGGTAAGAGAAATAAATATAGGAGCTTTATTAGGGCTTTATGAACCGGAGTTTGAAATTATAATGATGGCATACCATATGGATTATCTTTTAAAGAATTATCCTAATGTAGAATATTCGATATCTTTTCCAAGAATTAGAACAGCTTTTAATGTAAAAGATAAATTTTATAGTATTTCTGATAAAAAACTTATCCATTATATTCTTGCTTTAAAATTAATTTTCCCTCGAGTACATATAAATATCTCCACTCGAGAAAGCATAAAATTTAGAAATGCAATACTGGGCATTGCCACAAAAATGTCAGCAGGATCAACAACAAATGTTGGAGGATATACATTATACAAAGATTCAACAAAACAATTTGAAATTGAAGATACCAGAACAGTAAAAGAATTTATGAATTATATCAAAACAAGAAATTATAATCCAACAACGGTAAATTGGTTTTAA